The following are encoded in a window of Acidobacteriota bacterium genomic DNA:
- a CDS encoding 2-oxoacid:acceptor oxidoreductase subunit alpha, protein MPVPNAAVQETAIGPSPHRVVNDFSIQVATVNGSGSQTANLVLIRSIFQMGVPVSGKNMFPSNIAGLPTWYTIRASKDGYIGRKKEIDVLVAMNPETAKEDVLSLESGAAVIYDEPLNLKALRADLLFYPVPFDKLVAPVCPDAKLRRLVRNMIYDGVLSCLLKIDMAQMEKALRKQFGKKAKAVELNLGALTAGYGYAEANLPKQDPFYIEPMDQTAGKILIEGNAAAALGCMMAGVTVVAWYPITPSSSLPETLIDYMRKYRTDKETGKATFAIVQAEDEIASIGMVLGAGWAGARAMTSTAGPGVSLMSEFAGLAYYAEVPGVVFDIQRVGPSTGLPTRTAQGDILTTAVVSHGDTKHILLLPASVGECYSMAMDAFDLAEQFQTLVFVMSDLDLGMNTWMSDPFEYPTRPLSRGKLLDAETLERLGTEWGRYRDVDGDGIPYRTIPGDGMPAYFARGSGHNERGQYSERPDDYQRNLERLARKFETAKRFVPQPEASEQEGAEIGIIAYGTSHFAVMESRDQLLSEYGVKTSYLRVRAYPFGDEVRAFVERHKRIYVVEQNRDAQMRSLLKIDLPADLASKYRSVLHFNGLPIDARSVTDDLLEQEGAKPAAPKKAVAFSGGLGGE, encoded by the coding sequence ATGCCCGTGCCCAACGCGGCGGTCCAGGAGACCGCTATCGGTCCGTCCCCCCATCGGGTCGTCAACGACTTCAGCATCCAGGTCGCCACCGTGAACGGCTCGGGAAGCCAGACGGCGAATCTCGTGCTCATCCGCTCGATTTTCCAGATGGGCGTGCCGGTCTCGGGCAAGAACATGTTCCCGTCGAACATTGCCGGGCTGCCCACGTGGTACACCATCCGGGCCAGCAAGGACGGCTACATCGGACGCAAGAAAGAAATCGACGTGCTCGTCGCCATGAACCCGGAGACGGCGAAGGAAGATGTGCTGTCGCTCGAATCGGGCGCCGCCGTCATCTATGACGAGCCGCTCAACCTCAAGGCGCTGCGGGCCGACCTGTTGTTCTATCCCGTTCCGTTCGACAAGCTCGTCGCGCCGGTGTGCCCCGACGCGAAGCTCCGCCGTCTCGTGCGCAACATGATCTATGACGGCGTGCTTTCCTGCCTGCTCAAGATCGACATGGCGCAGATGGAGAAGGCGCTGCGCAAGCAGTTCGGGAAGAAAGCGAAGGCGGTCGAGCTGAACCTGGGCGCCCTCACGGCGGGCTACGGGTATGCCGAGGCCAACCTGCCGAAGCAGGACCCGTTCTACATCGAGCCGATGGACCAGACCGCCGGCAAGATCCTGATCGAGGGGAATGCGGCGGCGGCCCTCGGGTGCATGATGGCGGGCGTGACCGTCGTGGCGTGGTACCCGATCACGCCGTCCTCGTCGCTGCCCGAGACGCTCATCGACTACATGCGGAAGTACCGCACGGACAAGGAGACCGGGAAGGCGACGTTCGCGATCGTGCAGGCGGAGGATGAGATCGCCTCGATCGGCATGGTGCTGGGCGCCGGATGGGCGGGCGCGCGCGCGATGACATCGACGGCCGGACCCGGCGTGTCCCTGATGTCCGAGTTCGCCGGTCTCGCCTACTACGCGGAGGTGCCCGGCGTGGTGTTCGACATCCAGCGCGTCGGGCCGTCCACCGGCCTCCCGACCCGCACCGCGCAGGGGGACATCCTCACGACCGCGGTCGTCTCGCACGGCGACACGAAGCACATCCTGCTGCTTCCCGCGTCGGTCGGGGAGTGCTACTCGATGGCGATGGACGCCTTCGATCTCGCCGAGCAGTTCCAGACGCTGGTGTTCGTCATGTCGGACCTCGATCTCGGCATGAACACGTGGATGTCCGACCCGTTCGAGTACCCGACACGGCCGCTGAGCCGCGGCAAGCTGCTCGATGCCGAGACGCTCGAGCGCCTGGGGACCGAGTGGGGGCGCTACCGCGACGTCGATGGGGACGGCATTCCGTACCGGACGATTCCTGGCGACGGCATGCCGGCGTATTTCGCGCGCGGCTCCGGCCACAACGAGCGCGGGCAGTACAGCGAGCGCCCCGACGATTATCAGCGCAACCTGGAGCGGCTCGCGCGCAAGTTCGAGACGGCGAAGCGGTTCGTGCCGCAGCCGGAGGCGTCCGAGCAGGAGGGCGCCGAGATCGGCATCATCGCGTATGGCACCAGTCACTTCGCGGTGATGGAGAGCCGCGACCAGCTCTTGTCGGAATACGGCGTGAAGACGTCCTACCTGCGGGTCCGCGCGTACCCGTTCGGCGACGAGGTGCGGGCCTTCGTCGAGCGCCACAAGCGGATCTACGTCGTCGAGCAGAACCGCGACGCGCAGATGCGGTCGCTGCTGAAGATCGATCTGCCGGCCGACCTGGCGTCGAAATACCGCAGCGTGCTGCACTTCAACGGCCTGCCGATCGATGCGCGGTCGGTGACCGACGACCTCCTCGAACAGGAGGGCGCAAAGCCGGCGGCGCCGAAGAAGGCGGTGGCGTTTTCAGGCGGGCTCGGAGGCGAGTGA
- a CDS encoding 2-oxoacid:ferredoxin oxidoreductase subunit beta gives MADTPTVPPAPAKKTNRLGLEVAPYRGGRTTLCAGCGHNAISERIVESFWEMGVDGSQVIKLSGIGCSSKSPAYFLGTSHGFNAVHGRMPSVATGAILANKTLIAIGVSGDGDTGAIGIGQFVHLMRRNVPMIYIIEDNGCYGLTKGQFSPTADVGSTLKNGVVNDLPPLDTCVMAIELGATFVARSFSGDKKQLSAILKAAIAHRGTAMIDVLSPCVTFNDHSGSTKSYAYVKEHDEVLGEISFVPFFDDIAVEYEPGTTKEVTLHDGSRLYLKKVAEEYDPTDKLKALRVLHETARRGEYATGVLYVEPDRDDFTTLLNTIDEPLATLPLDKVRPPKAALDEIMESLR, from the coding sequence ATGGCAGACACACCCACGGTTCCACCGGCGCCCGCGAAGAAGACCAACCGCCTCGGGCTCGAGGTCGCCCCGTACCGCGGCGGCAGGACGACGCTCTGCGCCGGCTGCGGCCACAACGCAATCTCCGAACGCATCGTCGAGTCGTTCTGGGAGATGGGCGTGGACGGCTCTCAGGTGATCAAGCTCTCCGGGATCGGCTGCTCCAGCAAGAGCCCGGCGTACTTCCTGGGCACGTCGCACGGGTTCAATGCCGTGCACGGCCGGATGCCGTCGGTGGCGACCGGCGCGATCCTCGCGAACAAGACGCTGATCGCGATCGGCGTCAGCGGCGACGGCGACACGGGCGCGATCGGCATCGGCCAGTTCGTCCACCTGATGCGCCGCAACGTGCCGATGATTTACATCATCGAAGACAACGGCTGCTACGGCCTCACCAAGGGGCAGTTCTCGCCGACGGCCGATGTCGGCTCGACGCTCAAGAACGGCGTCGTCAACGACCTGCCGCCGCTCGACACCTGCGTGATGGCCATCGAGCTGGGCGCGACGTTCGTGGCGCGTTCGTTCTCGGGTGACAAGAAGCAGCTGTCCGCGATCCTGAAGGCCGCCATCGCGCACCGCGGGACCGCCATGATCGACGTCCTGTCTCCCTGCGTCACGTTCAACGACCACTCGGGATCCACCAAGAGCTACGCCTACGTCAAGGAACACGACGAGGTGCTGGGGGAGATCAGCTTCGTGCCGTTCTTCGACGATATCGCGGTGGAATATGAGCCCGGGACCACGAAGGAGGTCACGCTGCACGACGGTTCGCGGCTGTACCTCAAGAAAGTGGCGGAGGAGTACGACCCGACCGACAAGCTGAAGGCGCTGCGGGTCCTGCACGAAACGGCGCGCCGGGGCGAATACGCGACCGGCGTCCTTTACGTCGAGCCCGACCGCGACGATTTCACGACGCTGCTGAACACCATCGACGAGCCGCTGGCCACGCTGCCGCTCGACAAGGTGCGCCCGCCGAAGGCCGCGCTCGACGAGATCATGGAATCTCTTCGATAA